TTTCATATGACAACCCCCCTGCTTTTTTCTTCGGCTTTTGTCACTACCAACATGGTCTTTAGAACAGAATCGGGATTCAGTGATATGCTGTCTATACCCTCTTCAACAAGAAAAGCAGCAAATTCGGGAAAGTCGGACGGTCCCTGTCCGCATATACCTACCTTCCTTCCTCTATCTTTTGCTACCTTAATAAGTTGGGATATGAGCCTCTTTACTGCCTCGTTTCTCTCATCATACAGATGTGCCACCAAAGCCGAATCTCTGTCTAATCCTAAGGTAAGTTGAGTAAGGTCGTTAGATCCTATGGAAAAGCCATCAAATATTTCAGCAAATTTATCTGCGAGGAGTATATTACTTGGAAGCTCAGCCATCACGTATACTTCCAAGCCGTTATCCCCCCTTCTTAACTTGAACTCCTCCATCACCTTAAGCACCCTTTGTCCCTCCTCGGGTGTTCTGCAAAAGGGTATCATAACCTTGGTGTTTGTGAGTCCCATCTTATTGCGTACTCTGAGGATCGCCTGGCATTCAAGTCCAAAGGCTTCTTTGTATGTGTCCGAATAGTATCTGGAGGCTCCCCTCCATCCGAGCATGGGATTTTCCTCTTCTGGTTCAAAAAGCTCTCCTCCTATTAAACCTCTGTACTCGTTGGACTTAAAATCAGAAAACCTTACTATAACGGGGTTTGGATAGAAGGCGGAAGATATTTTTGCTATCCCGTAAGAGAGTTTTTTTACAAAGTACTGGGCTTTATCTTCGTAGCCAAAAGTTAAGTTTTCAATGTCCTCTACGATCCTTTTGAGGGGTACGGGCTTTCTATCTTTGCCTTTTACGAGCTTTTCCAGTAAGGGGCTCTTGGCGTAGTTTTGAATGGCTGACATGAGACAGTAACCCTTTTCGTCAACAAGACCTTCCTTTTCCAGTTTTACGAGAAGATCTTTTAATTCCTCATAGTGAAGAAGTGCCAGCGGATGTATCTTTATGTAGTTGGCTATTATAAACTCCTCTCTGGCTAATCCTACTCCGTCATTTGGTATGAAGGAATATTTAAAAGCTGATTCTGGATTACCGACATTCATCATAATTTTGGTTTTAGGTCTTGGTAGGTTTTCAAGATTTATTTCTTCTATCTCAAAGGGTACGTACCCTTCATAGACGTATCCTATTTCACCCTCCGCACATGATACAGTCACTTCCATACCGCTCTTTAATAACTCAGTAGCTTTGTGCGTTCCTACCACCGCAGGTATACCGAGTTCCCTTGCCACTATAGCCGCATGTGCGGTTCTTCCTCCCCTGTTGGTGATTATGGCGGATGCCTTCTTCATTATAGGTTCCCAATCCGGATCCGTTATATCTGTTACAAGCACCTCACCTTCTTGGAACTTGCCCGCATCCTTAAGGTCATATATTACTCTAACTCTGCCGGTGGCTATCTTATCTCCCACAGCTATGCCGTAAACTACTCTTCTCTTTTCTCTCTTTTCAACGGGTTCTGAAAATTTGTAAACCTTGAGTATGCGTTCTTCTTTCCTTGAATGTACAGTTTCCGGTCTTGCCTGAACAACGAAAAGCTCGTTTAATATGCCATCCTTTGCCCACTCTATATCCATGGGTGTCCATCTTCCGTTCTTCTTTGAGTAATGTTCCTCTATAAGGACGCCCCACTTGGCAAGCTTGAGTATTTCGTCATCCATTAAAGCGAACTGTTTTTGTTCCGATAGCGGTACGTTCACGATCTTTGTCCTCTCACCTCCTACACCGTAGATCATCTTTCTGTCCTTGCGTCCTAGCTTCTTTTCTATTATTGCGGAATAACCTGCCTGTAGAGTTGGTTTAAAAACCATGTATTCATCCGGAGTTATAGCACCCTGAACCATGAGTTCACCAAGCCCGTAAGCTGCATTTATTACAACAACATCTTTAAATCCCGACTCCGTATCAAGTGTGAACATAACACCTGACGCACCCATATCGGACCTCACCATTTTCTGCACACCCATAGCTATGCCTATCTTGAAGTGATCAAAGCCGAAGGATTCCCTGTAGGATATCGCTCTGTCAGTAAAGAGGGAGGCAAAGCCGTTCTTTATGGCTGTAAGTACATTTTCCGCACCGACCACATTGAGATATGTCTCCTGTTGACCAGCAAAAGATGCATGAGGCAGGTCCTCAGCTGTTGCAGATGAGCGTACAGCCACATCCACAGCAAAAGATCCATACCTTTCGGATAGTTTTCCGTAGTACTTTTTTATGAGTTCCTCAAGTTCTGTGGGGAACTCACCGCCTCTTATGAGTTCCCTGATCTGGTGTCCTCTTCTGGCGAGATCCTCAATGTTACCAGTGTCAAGCCCCTTTAAGACATTTCTTATTTCATCTTCCAGTTTGTTATATTTTACAAATTCGTAATAAGCTTCTGAAGTGACCACAAAGCCGTATGGTATGTTTATCCCAAGAGAAGAAAGATTCCTTATCATTTCCCCTAATGACGCATTTTTACCACCCACAAGGGGTATATCTTCAATACTAACCTCATCAAGCCAAACTAAGTAGCGCTTAGCCATCTTTATACCTCCTCATAAACTAACATGTTAAAGTCAGCAAAACGATTAAAGAGTTTTTTTACATTTAAAAGTAGAGCTAATCTGTTTCTTCTTAGGTTCTCTTCTTTGTCCATAACAAGGACAGTGTCAAAAAACTTATCTATGCTTTCTTTGAGAGGATGAAGATCCAATATGTCCTGAGCTTTAGTACTGAGATCCTTCACTTTCTCCCACAGGTCCACCTCTTCCTTCTCCTTTAAAGCTCCCTCGTCAACCACGCTATCCTCCCACTCCTTGGGAAGTATTCTCACCACCCTTCTGTAAGCATTTGCTATATCTTTAAATTTCTGCTCATCTTTCAAATTGGCAATTCTTTTAACCATCTGTATGCACCTTAATGGTTTTAAAGGATCATGAACTTCAAAAACAGCTCTAACAACGTCGTAACCGTAAGGTTCAAGGTAAGCAAATAGTCTGTTACTTAAGAAAGCTTCCACGTCCTTATCCACACTTTTGTAAAACTTTCCTATAAGCTCCCTAAGATCAAGATCCCACAGAGTATCCTCAAGTAGGGAAAATATGCCGTAAGTATGCCTTCTCAATCCGTATGGATCCGAGCTTCCTGAGGGGATCTCACCTGCTTTTATCAGCGTTACGGTACTGTCTATCTTATCCGCTAAGGAAAGTACCTTCCCTACGATGCTTGAGGGAAACGGATCAGAGGGAGATTTAGGAAGATAATGTTCGTATATGGCGGAAGCTACATCTTCATCTTCACCTTGCTCTTTTGCATACACGTATCCCATATACCCCTGAAGCTCGTCAAACTCCTTTACCATGTTAGTGAGAATATCGGCTTTTGAAAGATAGGCAGCCCTTTTTATCTTTTCCAACAAGCCTGTGTCAAGACCTAAACTTTTTGCTATCTCTTCAGAAATAGTCATAATCCTTTGAGTTTTCTCAAGCATACTCCCCACCTTAGGGTGAAAAACTACCTGAGAGAGTTTGTCAACGAGATGCTCAAGCTTAGTTTTCATATCCTCTCTATAAAAGAAAAGAGCATCTTCAAGCCTTGCCTTTATTACTTTTTCGTAACCTTTAACTATTAAGCCATTCTTGGGAATATTCCCGCTTATAGCTACAAATCTGGGGAGAAGTTTCCCTTCTTTTTTTACACAGAAAAATCTTTGATGGTGTGCCAAAACGGTAACTATAACTCTTTCGGGAAGTTCCAAGTACTTTTCGTCAAACTTACCTACGACTGCAAAGGGAAACTCTACCAAATTAGCCACCTCTTCCTCAAGCCCTTGTGGATACTCAGGAATACCGCCAAGACCATAGCTTTCCTCTTTGAGAAAACTTAAGATCATACCGAGTCTCTCTTTGAAGCCCGGTACTACGTAGTTTTCCTTTAGTTTTTCTTCATATTCGGATGCATCCCTCAGTTCTATCCATTCCTCAGACATAAATCTGTGTCCCTTTGTCTTATTTCCAGCTTTCAACTTCCCTAAGCTCAAAGGTACTATTTCTTGACCGTAAAGCGCACATATCCATCTTATGGGTCTTGAAAACTTCACACCCGTTTTATCCCATCTCATACTTTTGGGGAGCGGTGCAGAAAGTAAAATCTCCTCAAACCTTTCAGATAAAAGATCAAGGGGTTTTTTGCCTTCGTAGGTTTTTCTTACTGCTACATACTCAGCCTCACCTTTGTGTATTTTTATCAGCTCTTTTTCGGAGGAGTTTGTCCTTTGAAGAAACCCTAAAATAGCTTTTGTGGGTTTACCTTCTGTATCGTAAGCCACACTCACGGGAGGTCCAACGATCACCTCTTCACGTGTCAGCGCTCTGTTTTCAAAGTTTTCGTAATAAAGCGCTAACCTCCTGGGAGTCCCATATATCTTTGTAGCCTTTCTTTCAAGTATGTTTCCTACAGCTTCCTTTAAATACTCAAGAAGCGGATTTATTACCTTTGCTGGAAGTTCTTCTGTCCCTATTTCTAT
This Hydrogenobacter sp. DNA region includes the following protein-coding sequences:
- the glyS gene encoding glycine--tRNA ligase subunit beta — its product is MDLLIEIGTEELPAKVINPLLEYLKEAVGNILERKATKIYGTPRRLALYYENFENRALTREEVIVGPPVSVAYDTEGKPTKAILGFLQRTNSSEKELIKIHKGEAEYVAVRKTYEGKKPLDLLSERFEEILLSAPLPKSMRWDKTGVKFSRPIRWICALYGQEIVPLSLGKLKAGNKTKGHRFMSEEWIELRDASEYEEKLKENYVVPGFKERLGMILSFLKEESYGLGGIPEYPQGLEEEVANLVEFPFAVVGKFDEKYLELPERVIVTVLAHHQRFFCVKKEGKLLPRFVAISGNIPKNGLIVKGYEKVIKARLEDALFFYREDMKTKLEHLVDKLSQVVFHPKVGSMLEKTQRIMTISEEIAKSLGLDTGLLEKIKRAAYLSKADILTNMVKEFDELQGYMGYVYAKEQGEDEDVASAIYEHYLPKSPSDPFPSSIVGKVLSLADKIDSTVTLIKAGEIPSGSSDPYGLRRHTYGIFSLLEDTLWDLDLRELIGKFYKSVDKDVEAFLSNRLFAYLEPYGYDVVRAVFEVHDPLKPLRCIQMVKRIANLKDEQKFKDIANAYRRVVRILPKEWEDSVVDEGALKEKEEVDLWEKVKDLSTKAQDILDLHPLKESIDKFFDTVLVMDKEENLRRNRLALLLNVKKLFNRFADFNMLVYEEV
- the ppsA gene encoding pyruvate, water dikinase; the protein is MAKRYLVWLDEVSIEDIPLVGGKNASLGEMIRNLSSLGINIPYGFVVTSEAYYEFVKYNKLEDEIRNVLKGLDTGNIEDLARRGHQIRELIRGGEFPTELEELIKKYYGKLSERYGSFAVDVAVRSSATAEDLPHASFAGQQETYLNVVGAENVLTAIKNGFASLFTDRAISYRESFGFDHFKIGIAMGVQKMVRSDMGASGVMFTLDTESGFKDVVVINAAYGLGELMVQGAITPDEYMVFKPTLQAGYSAIIEKKLGRKDRKMIYGVGGERTKIVNVPLSEQKQFALMDDEILKLAKWGVLIEEHYSKKNGRWTPMDIEWAKDGILNELFVVQARPETVHSRKEERILKVYKFSEPVEKREKRRVVYGIAVGDKIATGRVRVIYDLKDAGKFQEGEVLVTDITDPDWEPIMKKASAIITNRGGRTAHAAIVARELGIPAVVGTHKATELLKSGMEVTVSCAEGEIGYVYEGYVPFEIEEINLENLPRPKTKIMMNVGNPESAFKYSFIPNDGVGLAREEFIIANYIKIHPLALLHYEELKDLLVKLEKEGLVDEKGYCLMSAIQNYAKSPLLEKLVKGKDRKPVPLKRIVEDIENLTFGYEDKAQYFVKKLSYGIAKISSAFYPNPVIVRFSDFKSNEYRGLIGGELFEPEEENPMLGWRGASRYYSDTYKEAFGLECQAILRVRNKMGLTNTKVMIPFCRTPEEGQRVLKVMEEFKLRRGDNGLEVYVMAELPSNILLADKFAEIFDGFSIGSNDLTQLTLGLDRDSALVAHLYDERNEAVKRLISQLIKVAKDRGRKVGICGQGPSDFPEFAAFLVEEGIDSISLNPDSVLKTMLVVTKAEEKSRGVVI